A region from the Cloacibacillus sp. An23 genome encodes:
- a CDS encoding polysaccharide biosynthesis protein has protein sequence MFENNILLITGGTGSFGHAVLDRFFDTDVREIRIFSRDEKKQDDMRTEYGNNPKIKFYIGDVRDVNSVKNAMHGVDYIFHAAALKQVPSCEFFPLEAAKTNIIGTDNVLSAAIEYGVKKIICLSTDKAAYPINAMGTSKAMMEKVVIAKSRTVDPSKTTICCTRYGNVMASRGSVIPRFVEQIKAGKPLTITEPAMTRFIMSLEEAVELVVFAFEHAENGDIMVQKAPACTIAVLAEAVKELFNSLAETKIIGIRHGEKMYETLLTKEECAHAEDMGNFFRVPCDKRDLNYEKYFDKGTPKETAIKEFNSDNTELLDVEAVKQKLLSLKYIQEELASWEEHKNKSKDKDKN, from the coding sequence ACGGGATCCTTCGGACACGCAGTCTTGGACCGTTTCTTCGACACGGACGTGCGTGAAATCCGCATCTTCTCTCGCGACGAGAAGAAACAGGACGACATGCGCACCGAATACGGCAACAACCCGAAGATAAAGTTCTATATCGGCGACGTCAGGGACGTGAACAGCGTCAAAAACGCAATGCACGGCGTGGACTACATATTCCATGCGGCGGCATTAAAACAGGTGCCCTCGTGCGAATTCTTCCCGCTCGAAGCCGCCAAGACAAACATCATAGGCACGGACAACGTACTGTCCGCAGCGATAGAATACGGCGTAAAGAAAATAATCTGCCTATCTACAGACAAAGCCGCCTATCCAATCAACGCGATGGGTACGTCCAAAGCCATGATGGAAAAAGTGGTAATAGCCAAATCGCGTACCGTAGATCCTTCAAAGACTACGATTTGCTGCACGCGCTACGGCAACGTAATGGCCTCGCGCGGTTCGGTAATTCCGCGTTTCGTCGAGCAGATAAAAGCAGGCAAGCCGTTGACCATAACCGAACCCGCCATGACGCGCTTCATCATGAGCCTCGAAGAAGCCGTAGAGCTCGTCGTATTCGCTTTCGAACACGCGGAGAACGGGGACATCATGGTACAGAAAGCACCTGCCTGCACAATAGCGGTACTCGCCGAAGCAGTAAAAGAATTATTCAACTCGTTGGCCGAAACTAAAATCATCGGCATCCGCCACGGCGAAAAAATGTACGAGACGCTCCTCACCAAAGAAGAATGCGCCCACGCAGAAGACATGGGCAACTTCTTCCGCGTCCCCTGCGACAAACGCGACCTTAACTACGAAAAATACTTCGACAAAGGAACTCCGAAAGAGACAGCCATAAAAGAATTCAACTCCGACAACACCGAACTATTGGATGTAGAAGCCGTAAAGCAAAAGCTCCTCTCACTCAAATACATACAAGAAGAGCTCGCGTCTTGGGAAGAACATAAAAACAAGAGCAAAGATAAGGATAAGAACTAA